In Haloplanus rubicundus, one DNA window encodes the following:
- a CDS encoding type II toxin-antitoxin system RelE family toxin translates to MSYEVLLAEDAREYVAALDEKSTRIVTDNLRKLADDPYPRPDSGSGDKEKLVIEGEELYRLHIGRTHTAFYDVLEANEEVRVIEIVDIDEAHKRYGFD, encoded by the coding sequence ATGAGTTATGAGGTTCTCCTCGCGGAGGACGCCCGTGAGTACGTCGCCGCGCTAGACGAGAAGAGCACGCGCATCGTGACGGACAATCTCCGGAAATTAGCGGACGATCCGTATCCGAGACCGGATTCGGGGTCCGGTGACAAAGAGAAACTGGTGATCGAGGGCGAGGAGCTTTATCGTCTGCATATCGGACGAACTCACACCGCGTTCTACGACGTACTCGAAGCGAACGAGGAAGTCCGCGTGATCGAGATCGTGGACATCGACGAGGCGCACAAGCGCTACGGGTTCGACTGA
- a CDS encoding magnesium transporter, with the protein MATDWTVRAITRAMLPILLLLTLVELGSGLVLGSFEDTLLRYPSLLVLVPVTIGTAGNLGSVLAARLSTAFHLGTLSFAPDDETLAGNALATVALAATVFPVVGLGAWSLSALTGATALSPWTVLAVSLTSGLSLAVLAVLVTVVATYAAYRLELDPDDVVIPVVTNTCDVLGVVLLYLAVLVFV; encoded by the coding sequence GTGGCGACCGACTGGACCGTCCGCGCCATCACGCGGGCGATGCTCCCCATCCTCCTCCTTCTGACCCTCGTCGAACTCGGGAGCGGACTCGTCCTCGGGAGCTTCGAGGACACCCTGCTCCGCTACCCCTCCCTGCTCGTCCTCGTCCCCGTCACCATCGGCACCGCGGGGAACCTCGGGAGCGTCCTCGCGGCCCGCCTCTCGACCGCCTTCCACCTCGGGACGCTCTCCTTCGCCCCGGACGACGAGACGCTCGCTGGCAACGCCCTCGCCACCGTCGCGCTCGCCGCCACCGTCTTCCCCGTCGTCGGCCTCGGCGCGTGGAGCCTGAGTGCTCTCACCGGAGCGACCGCCCTCTCGCCGTGGACGGTGCTCGCCGTCTCGCTCACCAGCGGCCTCTCCCTTGCCGTCCTCGCCGTCCTCGTCACCGTCGTCGCCACCTACGCCGCCTACCGCCTCGAACTCGACCCCGACGACGTGGTGATCCCCGTCGTCACCAACACCTGCGACGTGCTCGGCGTCGTCCTCCTCTATCTCGCCGTCCTCGTGTTCGTCTAG
- a CDS encoding gamma carbonic anhydrase family protein, whose product MVDSRDYAFEGVRPEVHDDARVSREATLVGDVRVGADASVWPGVVLRGDVAPVDVGTGSHVGDNAVLHAVSLGERVMIGHGAVLNEATVDDGALVGFNTTVNADVHVGERCIVASGTVVPEGYDVPPESFVRGVPARATPLAETDIDADAIFEDYSTGGYTDLASRHEELF is encoded by the coding sequence ATGGTCGACAGCCGCGACTACGCGTTCGAGGGGGTTCGGCCGGAGGTTCACGACGACGCCCGCGTCAGCCGCGAGGCGACGCTCGTCGGCGACGTACGCGTCGGCGCCGACGCCAGCGTCTGGCCCGGGGTCGTCCTCCGGGGCGACGTGGCGCCGGTCGACGTCGGCACCGGATCACACGTGGGCGACAACGCCGTGTTGCACGCCGTGTCGCTCGGGGAGCGGGTGATGATCGGCCACGGCGCCGTCCTGAACGAGGCCACGGTCGACGACGGGGCACTGGTCGGGTTCAACACGACGGTCAACGCGGACGTCCACGTCGGCGAGCGCTGTATCGTCGCCTCCGGCACCGTCGTCCCCGAGGGGTACGACGTTCCGCCCGAGTCGTTCGTCCGCGGCGTGCCCGCGCGGGCGACGCCGCTCGCCGAGACGGACATCGACGCCGACGCTATCTTCGAGGACTACAGCACGGGCGGGTACACCGACCTCGCCTCGCGTCACGAGGAACTGTTCTGA
- a CDS encoding DUF5518 domain-containing protein, giving the protein MVSDSTLHALIGAVVTVVFSFVPFSPVLGGGVAAYLNDADTSDGVRVGALSGLIASIPLLIFGLLAFAIFGIFTVGGPGMNGMAVGLGGFFIVLLIGVVAIAYTVGLSALGGYLGAYFVDGA; this is encoded by the coding sequence ATGGTCTCCGACTCGACTCTCCACGCGCTAATCGGCGCCGTCGTGACCGTCGTGTTCTCGTTCGTGCCGTTCTCACCCGTACTGGGCGGGGGCGTCGCCGCCTACCTGAACGACGCCGACACGAGCGACGGCGTCAGGGTCGGCGCGCTCTCCGGCCTGATCGCGTCGATTCCGCTCCTGATCTTCGGCCTCCTCGCGTTCGCCATCTTCGGCATCTTCACCGTCGGCGGTCCCGGCATGAACGGGATGGCCGTCGGCCTCGGCGGCTTCTTCATCGTCCTCCTGATCGGTGTCGTCGCCATCGCCTACACCGTCGGTCTGAGCGCGCTGGGCGGGTATCTGGGGGCGTACTTCGTCGACGGCGCCTGA
- a CDS encoding magnesium transporter: protein MTVREVAVEAYREALPALGASLVGGLLAGLVLGGMRSDLRAVEGLLVLVPALLATRGNVYGSLGARLATGLHQGLIEPRIRAGDRRIRAAAAAALANGIVASVFAATAAVAILSALGAPVASLGRLVGIAVVAGLLSGVTLVVVVVTVVFAGYRRGYNPDTLVGPLVTTTGDVFGVLFLLIAVRTVALVLGGV from the coding sequence ATGACCGTCCGCGAGGTTGCCGTCGAGGCGTACCGCGAGGCGCTTCCCGCCCTCGGCGCCAGCCTCGTCGGTGGCCTCCTCGCCGGCCTCGTCCTCGGCGGGATGCGTTCGGATCTCCGCGCCGTCGAGGGCCTCCTCGTCCTCGTCCCCGCCCTCCTCGCCACCCGCGGCAACGTCTACGGCTCGCTCGGAGCGCGGCTGGCGACCGGCCTCCACCAGGGCCTGATCGAACCGCGGATCCGCGCCGGCGACCGCCGCATCCGCGCGGCGGCGGCCGCGGCGCTCGCCAACGGCATCGTCGCCTCGGTGTTCGCCGCGACGGCCGCGGTCGCGATTCTGTCGGCGCTCGGCGCGCCCGTCGCGAGCCTCGGACGACTGGTCGGTATCGCCGTCGTCGCCGGCCTCCTCTCCGGCGTGACGCTCGTCGTCGTCGTCGTCACCGTGGTCTTCGCGGGCTACCGCCGCGGCTACAACCCCGACACGCTCGTCGGGCCGCTGGTCACCACCACCGGCGACGTCTTCGGCGTCCTCTTTCTCCTGATCGCGGTCCGAACCGTCGCGCTCGTCCTCGGAGGGGTCTGA
- a CDS encoding BCCT family transporter, which produces MNPEDDAVGESGEGLQVELFHPDTERKPGDTNVRKWKFDVHPRVFPVACLVIALFVTLTLVFRSQAEAVFDAVQTGIFATAGWFYILSANVFIVVILYFALGKFGTIRLGGVEATPEFSDFSWMAMLFSAGMGIGLMFFSVAEPIFHFGTVPPFFGGVESRTAAAGSAAMATTFFHWGLHPWAIYALVGLGLAFFSFNRGLPLTFRSIFWPLLGERIYGWPGHVIDVLSVMATLFGLSTSLGIGVQQINAGLAVLSGQFLPVTVPQATWVQVVLIGIITAIATLSVAAGLDGGVRRLSEANLYLMGLLLGLMVVVGPTLYLLGTFVSSIGAYVGVLPELAFWTETAGGSGWQRGWTIFYWGWWISWSPFVGMFIARISKGRTVREFVLGVLLLPSLFSFFWMSVFGGSALFVELETAGTLVDAVDADVATAMFELFAVFPLTVPMSVLGVVLVVTFFVTSSDSGSLVIDHLTSGGKHDGSVVQRVFWALTEGVVAAVLLVGGGLTALQAASIATGLPFAAVLLLMCYTVYLGLAREHEIMASAEFAAWLERIEADGAEDARLDAATGDSAAGID; this is translated from the coding sequence GTGAACCCGGAAGACGACGCTGTCGGGGAGTCCGGCGAGGGCCTCCAGGTCGAACTCTTCCACCCCGACACCGAGCGCAAACCCGGCGACACCAACGTCCGCAAGTGGAAATTCGACGTCCATCCGCGGGTGTTTCCGGTCGCCTGTCTGGTGATCGCGCTGTTCGTTACGCTCACGCTGGTCTTCAGATCGCAAGCCGAGGCCGTCTTCGACGCGGTTCAGACGGGCATCTTCGCGACGGCGGGCTGGTTCTACATCCTCTCGGCGAACGTCTTCATCGTCGTCATCCTCTATTTCGCGCTCGGGAAGTTCGGCACCATCCGCCTCGGCGGCGTCGAGGCGACACCGGAGTTCAGCGACTTCTCGTGGATGGCCATGCTGTTCAGCGCCGGGATGGGCATCGGTCTCATGTTCTTCAGCGTTGCCGAACCGATATTCCACTTCGGGACGGTACCACCCTTCTTCGGCGGGGTGGAAAGCCGGACGGCCGCGGCCGGTAGCGCGGCGATGGCCACGACGTTTTTTCACTGGGGACTCCACCCGTGGGCGATATACGCGCTCGTCGGTCTCGGGTTGGCCTTCTTCTCGTTCAACCGCGGCCTTCCGCTGACCTTCCGGTCGATCTTCTGGCCGCTGCTCGGCGAGCGCATCTACGGGTGGCCGGGACACGTCATCGACGTGCTCTCCGTCATGGCGACGCTGTTCGGCCTCTCGACGTCGCTGGGAATCGGCGTCCAGCAGATCAACGCCGGCCTCGCCGTCCTGTCGGGGCAGTTTCTCCCCGTGACGGTGCCGCAGGCGACGTGGGTGCAGGTCGTCCTCATCGGCATCATCACCGCCATCGCGACGCTGTCGGTGGCCGCCGGACTCGACGGGGGCGTCCGTCGACTCAGCGAAGCCAACCTCTACCTGATGGGCCTGCTTCTGGGCCTGATGGTGGTCGTCGGACCGACGCTGTACCTCCTCGGAACCTTCGTCTCGAGCATCGGCGCCTACGTCGGCGTCCTCCCGGAACTGGCGTTCTGGACCGAGACGGCCGGGGGGTCGGGGTGGCAACGCGGCTGGACGATATTCTACTGGGGCTGGTGGATATCGTGGTCGCCGTTCGTCGGCATGTTCATCGCCCGCATCTCGAAGGGACGCACCGTCCGCGAGTTCGTCCTCGGCGTCCTCCTGCTGCCGTCGCTGTTTTCGTTCTTCTGGATGTCCGTCTTCGGTGGGTCGGCGCTGTTCGTCGAGTTGGAGACGGCGGGGACGCTCGTCGACGCCGTCGACGCCGACGTGGCGACGGCGATGTTCGAACTGTTCGCCGTCTTCCCGCTGACGGTGCCGATGTCGGTCCTCGGCGTCGTGTTGGTCGTCACGTTCTTCGTCACCTCCTCGGACTCCGGATCGCTGGTGATCGATCACCTGACCTCGGGAGGGAAACACGACGGCTCGGTCGTCCAGCGCGTCTTCTGGGCGCTGACCGAGGGCGTCGTCGCCGCCGTGTTGCTGGTCGGTGGCGGCCTGACCGCGCTCCAGGCCGCCTCCATCGCGACCGGACTCCCGTTCGCGGCCGTCCTCCTGTTGATGTGCTATACCGTCTATCTGGGGCTCGCCCGCGAACACGAGATCATGGCCTCCGCCGAGTTCGCGGCGTGGCTCGAGCGAATCGAGGCCGACGGTGCCGAGGACGCGAGACTCGACGCGGCGACGGGTGACTCGGCCGCCGGCATCGACTGA
- a CDS encoding YccF domain-containing protein has protein sequence MAQRSLLTRALWFVVVGWWATPAVVNAAWFLCATVVGAPLGVKLINLVPTVLTLKEPRSLGDPDAAVGQRSLGVRALYFVLVGWWLGWLWANVAAFLAVTVVGLPIAIPMFDRLPLVTSLYRFDG, from the coding sequence ATGGCCCAACGCTCGCTTCTCACCCGTGCCCTCTGGTTCGTCGTCGTCGGCTGGTGGGCGACCCCCGCCGTCGTCAACGCCGCGTGGTTCCTCTGTGCCACCGTCGTCGGCGCTCCCCTCGGCGTCAAACTGATCAACCTCGTTCCCACCGTTCTCACCCTGAAGGAACCCCGCTCGCTCGGCGACCCCGACGCCGCCGTCGGCCAGCGGTCGCTCGGGGTTCGCGCGCTCTATTTCGTCCTCGTCGGCTGGTGGCTCGGGTGGCTCTGGGCGAACGTCGCCGCCTTCCTCGCCGTCACCGTCGTCGGCCTCCCCATCGCGATTCCGATGTTCGACCGCCTGCCACTCGTCACGTCGCTGTATCGCTTCGACGGCTGA
- a CDS encoding MFS transporter: MSLVSHRWVARLRTLDVLALTALLWFLAKFLRYAFPPLFGTFQSTYGVSNTELGLLFSALMGGYAVMQFPSGALADRVGTVRVIVGGAVVASAAALALFLSTSYALLVVAVVGIGVGTGAHKTVAITLLTSVYTERSGRALGLMDFVGEFGGVLAPAAVVAVLAAALPWESLFLAAAVGGLCLAGAFAVRVPARLPDGDADAGFDADDGFRSYLTAFAAPRFSAFAFVAVLLGLAISGITAFLPLFLETRAGIDASLAGLLYSAFFVVSAVQPVTGDLADRLGHLRVIAVLLALGIAALVVLVVAGVGPLTVGAATVVLGVGLHGPRPGRDAHLMNLIPDDVAGGTLGVVRTSMVGMSAVSPTIVGYLSDVASFSVAFGAMAAVLALAMLVVTALALTEP; encoded by the coding sequence GTGTCGCTCGTCTCCCATCGCTGGGTCGCCCGTCTCCGCACCCTCGACGTCCTCGCGCTGACGGCGCTGCTCTGGTTTCTGGCGAAGTTCCTCCGTTACGCCTTTCCGCCCCTGTTCGGCACCTTCCAGTCGACGTACGGCGTCTCCAACACCGAACTCGGATTGCTGTTCTCGGCGCTCATGGGCGGGTACGCCGTCATGCAGTTCCCGTCCGGCGCTCTCGCGGATCGGGTCGGAACCGTCCGCGTCATCGTCGGCGGGGCCGTCGTCGCCTCCGCCGCCGCCCTCGCGCTTTTCCTCTCGACGTCGTACGCCCTCCTCGTCGTCGCCGTCGTCGGCATCGGCGTCGGCACCGGTGCACACAAGACCGTCGCCATCACCCTCCTGACGAGCGTCTACACCGAGCGATCCGGGCGCGCCCTCGGCCTGATGGACTTCGTGGGTGAATTCGGCGGCGTCCTCGCGCCCGCCGCCGTCGTCGCCGTCCTCGCCGCGGCGCTCCCTTGGGAGTCGCTCTTTCTCGCCGCCGCCGTCGGCGGCCTCTGTCTCGCGGGTGCGTTCGCGGTGCGAGTCCCCGCCCGCCTCCCCGACGGCGACGCCGACGCCGGTTTCGACGCCGACGACGGCTTTCGCTCGTATCTCACTGCGTTCGCGGCGCCGCGCTTCTCCGCGTTCGCCTTCGTCGCCGTCCTTCTCGGCCTCGCCATCAGCGGCATCACGGCCTTCCTCCCGCTCTTTCTGGAGACCCGAGCGGGTATCGACGCCAGCCTCGCCGGCCTGCTGTACAGCGCCTTTTTCGTCGTCTCGGCCGTCCAGCCCGTCACCGGTGACCTCGCCGACCGGCTGGGACACCTCCGCGTCATCGCCGTCCTCCTCGCGCTTGGCATCGCGGCGCTCGTCGTCCTCGTCGTCGCTGGCGTCGGCCCCCTGACCGTCGGCGCCGCGACGGTCGTCCTCGGCGTCGGTCTCCACGGTCCCCGCCCCGGCCGCGACGCGCACCTGATGAACCTCATCCCCGACGACGTGGCGGGCGGGACGCTCGGCGTCGTCCGCACCTCGATGGTGGGGATGAGCGCCGTCTCCCCGACCATCGTCGGCTACCTCTCCGACGTGGCCTCCTTCTCCGTCGCGTTCGGCGCGATGGCGGCGGTGTTGGCCCTCGCGATGCTCGTCGTCACCGCCCTCGCGCTCACGGAGCCGTGA
- a CDS encoding secondary thiamine-phosphate synthase enzyme YjbQ, with protein sequence MAFTVSTDARLDVVDVTDRVSAAVPDGRDGTATVFVDHTTAGVVVNEAEPRLLEDIRTFLADLVPDEGWEHDQLDGNADSHLRALLLGPSETVPVVDGDLSLGRWQSILLVECDGPRERTVRVR encoded by the coding sequence ATGGCATTCACCGTCTCGACGGACGCCCGCCTCGACGTGGTGGACGTGACCGACCGAGTCTCCGCGGCGGTCCCGGACGGCCGGGACGGCACGGCGACCGTCTTCGTCGACCACACCACCGCGGGCGTCGTCGTCAACGAGGCCGAACCGCGCTTGCTGGAGGATATACGGACGTTTCTCGCCGATCTGGTCCCCGACGAGGGGTGGGAACACGACCAACTCGACGGGAACGCCGACTCGCACCTCCGGGCGCTCCTGCTGGGACCGTCGGAGACGGTACCGGTCGTGGACGGCGACCTCTCGCTCGGCCGGTGGCAGTCGATTCTCCTGGTGGAGTGTGACGGGCCGCGCGAGCGGACGGTCCGGGTGCGCTAG
- a CDS encoding AAA family ATPase, whose protein sequence is MRVFGTVGLPGSGKGEAAAVAREAGVPVVTMGDVIREACRDRGLDPAEHHGEVAQALREEEGEAAIAERSLPLIRDALEESETVLVDGLRSPAEVARFEDAFGDDFVVVNVEAPFETRVERLADRERDASDADREALRAREERERGFGMDAVMDDADVTVDNTGSLDAFRARIRDLLEAEP, encoded by the coding sequence ATGAGGGTATTCGGTACCGTCGGGCTTCCGGGAAGTGGCAAGGGCGAGGCGGCGGCCGTCGCCCGCGAGGCCGGCGTCCCGGTCGTCACGATGGGCGACGTGATCCGCGAGGCGTGTCGCGACCGGGGGCTGGACCCGGCGGAGCACCACGGCGAGGTGGCGCAGGCGCTCCGGGAAGAGGAGGGCGAGGCGGCCATCGCGGAGCGCTCGTTGCCTCTGATCCGGGACGCACTGGAGGAGTCGGAGACGGTTCTCGTCGACGGCCTGCGCTCGCCCGCCGAGGTGGCGCGCTTCGAGGACGCCTTCGGCGACGACTTCGTCGTCGTGAACGTCGAAGCGCCGTTCGAGACGCGAGTCGAACGGCTGGCCGACCGGGAGCGCGACGCCTCCGACGCGGACCGCGAGGCGCTCAGAGCGCGGGAGGAGCGCGAACGCGGCTTCGGCATGGACGCGGTGATGGACGACGCGGACGTGACCGTCGACAACACGGGGTCGCTCGACGCCTTCCGGGCGCGGATTCGTGACCTGCTGGAGGCCGAGCCATGA
- a CDS encoding RNA-binding domain-containing protein, with amino-acid sequence MIYRIDVRVIAPVRDTEVTDRVADAVRNLFPNAELREEPGRLVAEAHSMDAFAERLHEQEILDTARKEFFGRADEDGFAFALKKQAAFEGVINFAVGNPDELGDIEVQVTVHEPDVEGFVDHVAPPTEDGKPIRPDDEG; translated from the coding sequence ATGATCTACCGGATCGACGTGCGGGTGATCGCGCCCGTCCGCGATACGGAGGTCACCGACCGCGTCGCCGACGCGGTTCGGAACCTGTTCCCGAACGCGGAGCTTCGGGAGGAGCCGGGGCGACTCGTCGCCGAGGCTCACTCGATGGACGCGTTCGCCGAACGGCTCCACGAACAGGAGATCCTCGACACTGCGCGCAAGGAGTTCTTCGGCCGCGCCGACGAGGATGGGTTCGCGTTCGCGCTGAAAAAGCAGGCGGCGTTCGAGGGCGTCATCAACTTCGCGGTGGGCAACCCGGACGAACTCGGCGATATCGAGGTGCAAGTGACGGTCCACGAACCCGACGTGGAGGGGTTCGTGGATCACGTCGCGCCGCCGACTGAAGACGGCAAGCCGATTCGACCCGACGACGAAGGGTGA
- a CDS encoding signal recognition particle protein Srp54, with product MVLDNLGSSLRGTLSKLQGKSRLDEDDVSEVVKEIQRSLLQADVDVSLVMDLSDAIETRALEEEPPAGTSARDHVLKIVYEELVDLIGESTEIPLEPQTILLAGLQGSGKTTSAAKMAWWFSKKGLRPAVIQTDTFRPGAYDQAEQMADRAEVSFYGDPDADDPVQIARDGLEATADADVHIVDTAGRHALEDDLIDEIEEIDSVVDPDRSLLVLDAAIGQGAKDQARQFDDSIGIDGVVITKLDGTAKGGGALTAVNETESSIAFLGTGETVQDIERFEPNGFISRLLGMGDLKQLSERVERAMAETGDEDDDWDPQDIMKGSFTLKDMQKQMEAMNNMGPLDQVMDMIPGMGGGLMDQLPDDAMDVTQDRMRTFDVAMDSMTEEELENPRVIGQERVERIARGAGVDAESIRELLEQHKMMERTIKQFQGMGDGDMQRMMKKMQQGDGGGGGMGGMGGMGGPFG from the coding sequence ATGGTACTCGACAATCTGGGGAGTTCCCTGCGCGGCACCCTCTCGAAGCTGCAGGGGAAGTCCCGCCTCGACGAGGACGACGTCTCGGAGGTCGTCAAGGAGATTCAGCGCTCCTTGCTCCAGGCCGACGTCGACGTCTCCCTCGTGATGGACCTCTCGGACGCCATCGAGACGCGTGCCCTGGAGGAGGAGCCGCCGGCCGGCACGAGCGCCCGCGATCACGTCCTCAAGATCGTCTACGAGGAACTGGTCGACCTGATCGGCGAGTCGACGGAGATTCCGCTGGAACCGCAGACGATCCTGCTCGCCGGCCTGCAGGGGTCGGGTAAGACCACCTCCGCCGCGAAGATGGCGTGGTGGTTCTCGAAGAAGGGGCTCCGCCCCGCCGTCATCCAGACCGACACCTTCCGCCCCGGCGCCTACGATCAGGCCGAGCAGATGGCCGACCGCGCCGAGGTCTCTTTCTACGGCGATCCCGACGCCGACGATCCGGTCCAGATCGCCCGCGACGGGCTGGAGGCGACCGCCGACGCCGACGTGCACATCGTCGACACCGCCGGCCGCCACGCCCTCGAAGACGACCTGATCGACGAAATCGAAGAGATCGATTCCGTCGTCGACCCCGACCGCTCGCTGCTCGTCCTCGACGCCGCCATCGGGCAGGGGGCGAAAGATCAGGCCCGCCAGTTCGACGACTCCATCGGCATCGACGGCGTCGTCATCACGAAACTCGACGGGACGGCGAAAGGTGGCGGTGCCCTGACCGCCGTCAACGAAACCGAGTCCTCCATCGCCTTCCTGGGTACCGGCGAGACGGTGCAGGACATCGAGCGCTTCGAGCCCAACGGCTTCATCTCCCGGCTGCTGGGGATGGGCGACCTCAAACAGCTCTCCGAACGGGTCGAGCGCGCCATGGCCGAGACGGGCGACGAGGACGACGATTGGGACCCACAGGATATCATGAAGGGGTCCTTCACGCTGAAGGACATGCAAAAGCAGATGGAGGCGATGAACAACATGGGGCCGCTGGATCAGGTGATGGACATGATCCCCGGCATGGGCGGCGGCCTGATGGATCAGTTGCCGGACGACGCCATGGACGTGACCCAGGACCGGATGCGCACGTTCGACGTGGCGATGGATTCGATGACCGAGGAGGAGTTGGAGAACCCCCGCGTCATCGGGCAGGAACGCGTCGAGCGCATCGCCCGCGGCGCCGGCGTCGACGCGGAGTCGATCCGCGAACTCCTCGAACAGCACAAGATGATGGAGCGGACCATCAAGCAGTTCCAGGGGATGGGCGACGGCGACATGCAGCGGATGATGAAGAAGATGCAACAGGGTGACGGCGGTGGCGGCGGGATGGGCGGCATGGGCGGCATGGGCGGTCCCTTCGGGTAG